Proteins found in one Cellulomonas palmilytica genomic segment:
- the rplC gene encoding 50S ribosomal protein L3, translating into MATQQNARPVTALLGRKLGMTQLWDEAGRLVPVTVVEVGTNVVTQVRSAEADGYAAVQLAFGQIDPRKVTKPLKGHFEKAGVTPRRHVAEIRTSNAAEFTLGQELDVTVFEAGSLVDVIGTTKGKGTAGVMKRHGFVGVSASHGAHRNHRKPGSIGGASTPSRVFKGLRMAGRMGVARQTTQNLTVHAVDAERGLLLVKGAVPGPKNGVVVVRTAVKGA; encoded by the coding sequence ATGGCTACCCAGCAGAACGCGCGCCCCGTCACGGCGCTGCTCGGCCGCAAGCTCGGCATGACCCAGCTCTGGGACGAGGCCGGTCGCCTCGTGCCCGTCACGGTCGTCGAGGTCGGCACGAACGTGGTGACGCAGGTCCGCTCCGCTGAGGCTGACGGCTACGCGGCTGTCCAGCTGGCCTTCGGCCAGATCGACCCGCGCAAGGTCACCAAGCCGCTCAAGGGCCACTTCGAGAAGGCGGGGGTCACCCCCCGTCGGCACGTGGCCGAGATCCGCACGTCGAACGCGGCCGAGTTCACGCTCGGGCAGGAGCTCGACGTGACCGTCTTCGAGGCAGGCTCGCTCGTCGACGTCATCGGCACCACCAAGGGCAAGGGCACCGCCGGTGTCATGAAGCGCCACGGCTTCGTCGGCGTGAGCGCGTCCCACGGTGCGCACCGCAACCACCGCAAGCCGGGCTCGATCGGCGGCGCCTCGACGCCGTCGCGCGTGTTCAAGGGCCTGCGGATGGCCGGTCGGATGGGCGTCGCCCGTCAGACCACCCAGAACCTGACCGTGCACGCGGTCGACGCCGAGCGGGGCCTCCTGCTCGTCAAGGGTGCCGTCCCCGGCCCCAAGAACGGCGTCGTCGTCGTGCGTACCGCTGTGAAGGGTGCGTGA
- the rpsJ gene encoding 30S ribosomal protein S10 — protein MAGQKIRIRLKSYDHEVIDSSARKIVDTVTRAGASVVGPVPLPTEKNVFCVIRSPHKYKDSREHFEMRTHKRLIDIIDPTPKAVDSLMRLDLPADVNIEIKL, from the coding sequence ATGGCGGGACAGAAGATCCGCATCCGGCTCAAGTCCTACGACCACGAGGTCATCGACAGCTCGGCGCGCAAGATCGTCGACACGGTGACTCGCGCTGGTGCGTCGGTCGTGGGTCCGGTGCCGCTGCCGACGGAGAAGAACGTCTTCTGCGTCATCCGGTCGCCCCACAAGTACAAGGACAGCCGCGAGCACTTCGAGATGCGTACGCACAAGCGGCTGATCGACATCATCGACCCCACGCCGAAGGCCGTCGACTCGCTCATGCGTCTCGACCTGCCCGCGGACGTGAACATCGAGATCAAGCTCTGA
- a CDS encoding LiaF domain-containing protein encodes MSAELPPPRAAAGGRRDAATAVDTPPTSPSFDSVVTSSATPAAPAGRGKVVGWVVGLAIAIVVGIGAYAVLGGGSDDDKADDANAGTSASLARGDAASATLRIEGSVGQVQLSADAPADQLLALAATGADAAAQAAEGSPAVATLSGETSTVKVAADAEWSFVLDVQTDTVAGDLSAARVKDLQVVAGTRSVDVHLGEPTGTSVINLEAGLGSFLLTVPEGVAVKVEVSGGAGQVMIDDVTENSVTSGSSFTTKDFDESQPHYLITVPSGVGTLMVHHA; translated from the coding sequence ATGTCCGCTGAGCTCCCCCCGCCGCGCGCCGCGGCCGGTGGCCGTCGCGACGCCGCGACCGCCGTCGACACCCCTCCCACGTCCCCGTCCTTCGACTCGGTCGTCACGTCCTCGGCCACGCCGGCCGCGCCCGCCGGGCGCGGCAAGGTCGTCGGCTGGGTCGTCGGTCTCGCCATCGCGATCGTCGTGGGCATCGGTGCCTACGCCGTCCTCGGCGGTGGCTCCGACGACGACAAGGCCGACGACGCGAACGCCGGGACGAGCGCGTCCCTCGCGCGCGGTGACGCCGCCTCCGCGACCCTGCGCATCGAGGGCTCGGTCGGTCAGGTCCAGCTGAGCGCCGACGCCCCGGCGGACCAGCTCCTGGCGCTCGCCGCCACGGGCGCGGACGCCGCGGCGCAGGCGGCCGAGGGCAGCCCCGCCGTCGCGACGCTCTCGGGCGAGACGTCGACCGTCAAGGTGGCCGCCGACGCGGAGTGGTCGTTCGTCCTGGACGTGCAGACCGACACGGTCGCCGGTGACCTCTCGGCGGCGCGCGTCAAGGACCTGCAGGTCGTCGCGGGGACCCGGTCGGTCGACGTGCACCTCGGCGAGCCGACGGGCACGTCCGTGATCAACCTCGAGGCCGGCCTCGGGTCGTTCCTGCTCACCGTGCCGGAGGGTGTCGCCGTGAAGGTCGAGGTCTCGGGCGGCGCGGGCCAGGTCATGATCGACGACGTGACCGAGAACTCCGTGACCTCGGGCTCGTCGTTCACGACCAAGGACTTCGACGAGAGCCAGCCGCACTACCTCATCACGGTGCCCAGCGGGGTCGGGACCCTCATGGTCCACCACGCCTGA
- the tuf gene encoding elongation factor Tu has protein sequence MGKAKFERTKPHVNIGTIGHVDHGKTTLTAAISKVLHDKYPDLNPFTPFDEIDKAPEEKQRGITINIAHVEYQTEKRHYAHVDAPGHADYIKNMITGAAQMDGAILVVAATDGPMAQTREHVLLARQVGVPYLLVALNKSDMVDDEEILELVEVEVRELLSSQGFPGDDVPVVRVSGLKALEGDPEWVKSVEDLLDAVDENVPDPVRDIDKPFLMPIEDVFTITGRGTVVTGRVERGQLKVNEEVEIVGIKEKAIKTTVTGVEMFRKLLDYAEAGENVGLLLRGTKREEVERGQVVVKPGSITPHTEFEGQVYILAKDEGGRHNPFYGNYRPQFYFRTTDVTGVITLPEGTEMVMPGDNTEISVTLIQPIAMEEGLGFAIREGGRTVGSGRVTKIIK, from the coding sequence GTGGGCAAGGCGAAGTTCGAGCGGACGAAGCCGCACGTCAACATCGGGACCATCGGTCACGTCGACCACGGCAAGACGACGCTGACCGCCGCGATCTCGAAGGTGCTGCACGACAAGTACCCCGACCTGAACCCCTTCACGCCGTTCGACGAGATCGACAAGGCGCCGGAGGAGAAGCAGCGCGGTATCACCATCAACATCGCGCACGTCGAGTACCAGACGGAGAAGCGTCACTACGCGCACGTCGACGCTCCGGGTCACGCCGACTACATCAAGAACATGATCACGGGCGCGGCGCAGATGGACGGCGCCATCCTCGTGGTCGCGGCCACCGACGGCCCGATGGCCCAGACGCGTGAGCACGTCCTGCTCGCCCGTCAGGTCGGCGTTCCCTACCTGCTGGTCGCGCTGAACAAGTCGGACATGGTCGACGACGAGGAGATCCTCGAGCTCGTCGAGGTCGAGGTGCGCGAGCTCCTCTCCTCGCAGGGCTTCCCGGGCGACGACGTCCCGGTCGTCCGCGTCTCGGGCCTCAAGGCGCTCGAGGGCGACCCGGAGTGGGTCAAGTCGGTCGAGGACCTGCTGGACGCCGTCGACGAGAACGTGCCGGACCCGGTGCGTGACATCGACAAGCCGTTCCTCATGCCGATCGAGGACGTCTTCACGATCACCGGCCGTGGCACGGTCGTCACCGGTCGTGTCGAGCGCGGTCAGCTCAAGGTGAACGAGGAGGTGGAGATCGTCGGCATCAAGGAGAAGGCGATCAAGACCACCGTCACCGGTGTCGAGATGTTCCGCAAGCTCCTCGACTACGCCGAGGCCGGCGAGAACGTCGGTCTGCTCCTGCGCGGCACGAAGCGCGAGGAGGTCGAGCGTGGCCAGGTCGTCGTGAAGCCGGGTTCGATCACGCCGCACACCGAGTTCGAGGGCCAGGTCTACATCCTGGCGAAGGACGAGGGTGGCCGTCACAACCCGTTCTACGGGAACTACCGCCCGCAGTTCTACTTCCGCACGACGGACGTCACCGGCGTCATCACGCTGCCCGAGGGCACCGAGATGGTCATGCCCGGCGACAACACCGAGATCTCGGTCACGCTGATCCAGCCCATCGCGATGGAGGAGGGCCTCGGCTTCGCCATCCGCGAGGGTGGCCGCACCGTCGGCTCGGGCCGCGTCACGAAGATCATCAAGTGA
- the fusA gene encoding elongation factor G, protein MALDVLTDLTKVRNIGIMAHIDAGKTTTTERILFYTGVNYKIGETHDGASTMDWMEQEQERGITITSAATTCYWKNNQINIIDTPGHVDFTVEVERSLRVLDGAVAVFDGKEGVEPQSETVWRQADKYDVPRICFVNKMDKLGADFYFTVKTIVDRLKAKPLVLQLPIGAESDFIGVVDLVEQRALVWRGETALGEKYEIEEIPADLVEKAEQYRAELIEAVAETDESLLEKYLGGEELTVEEIKGGIRKLTVASEAYPVLCGSAFKNKGVQPMLDAVIDYLPTPLDVPAVEGHDVKDPEVVVERHPDATEPFAALAFKVAAHPFFGKLTYVRVYSGKVEQGAQVLNATKGKKERIGKLFQMHSNKENPVGEAQAGHIYAFIGLKDVTTGDTLTDPSAPVVLESMTFPEPVIDVAIEPKTKGDQEKLSVAIQKLAEEDPTFRVKLDEETGQTVIGGMGELHLDILVDRMRREFKVEANVGKPQVAYRETIRRTVEKFDYTHKKQTGGSGQYAKVQITFEPLESDEGELYQFENAVTGGRVPREYIPSVDAGIQSAMQLGVLAGYPLVGIKATLIDGAAHDVDSSEMAFKIAGSMALKEAVRKADPVLLEPVMAVEVRTPEDYMGDVIGDLNSRRGMIQSMEDATGVKVIRAQVPLSEMFGYVGDLRSKTQGRAVYSMQFDSYAEVPRNVAEEIIKKTRGE, encoded by the coding sequence GTGGCACTTGACGTGCTGACGGACCTCACGAAGGTCCGCAACATCGGCATCATGGCGCACATCGATGCCGGCAAGACGACGACCACCGAGCGGATCCTGTTCTACACCGGGGTCAACTACAAGATCGGTGAGACGCACGACGGTGCGTCGACGATGGACTGGATGGAGCAGGAGCAGGAGCGCGGCATCACGATCACGTCCGCCGCGACGACCTGCTACTGGAAGAACAACCAGATCAACATCATCGACACGCCCGGTCACGTGGACTTCACCGTCGAGGTCGAGCGCTCGCTGCGCGTCCTCGACGGCGCCGTCGCCGTGTTCGACGGCAAGGAGGGCGTCGAGCCCCAGTCGGAGACCGTGTGGCGCCAGGCGGACAAGTACGACGTCCCCCGCATCTGCTTCGTCAACAAGATGGACAAGCTGGGCGCGGACTTCTACTTCACCGTGAAGACCATCGTCGACCGCCTCAAGGCCAAGCCGCTGGTCCTCCAGCTGCCGATCGGTGCCGAGAGCGACTTCATCGGCGTCGTGGACCTCGTCGAGCAGCGTGCGCTCGTCTGGCGCGGTGAGACCGCGCTCGGCGAGAAGTACGAGATCGAGGAGATCCCGGCCGACCTCGTCGAGAAGGCGGAGCAGTACCGCGCCGAGCTCATCGAGGCCGTCGCCGAGACCGACGAGTCGCTGCTCGAGAAGTACCTCGGCGGCGAGGAGCTGACGGTCGAGGAGATCAAGGGCGGCATCCGCAAGCTGACGGTCGCCTCCGAGGCGTACCCGGTGCTGTGCGGCTCGGCGTTCAAGAACAAGGGCGTGCAGCCCATGCTCGACGCCGTGATCGACTACCTGCCGACGCCGCTGGACGTCCCCGCGGTCGAGGGGCACGACGTCAAGGACCCCGAGGTCGTCGTCGAGCGTCACCCGGACGCGACGGAGCCGTTCGCGGCCCTCGCGTTCAAGGTCGCCGCGCACCCGTTCTTCGGCAAGCTCACCTACGTCCGGGTGTACTCGGGCAAGGTCGAGCAGGGCGCCCAGGTCCTCAACGCGACCAAGGGCAAGAAGGAGCGCATCGGGAAGCTCTTCCAGATGCACTCCAACAAGGAGAACCCGGTCGGCGAGGCCCAGGCGGGCCACATCTACGCCTTCATCGGCCTCAAGGACGTCACGACCGGTGACACGCTCACCGACCCGAGCGCGCCCGTCGTGCTCGAGTCGATGACGTTCCCCGAGCCCGTCATCGACGTCGCGATCGAGCCGAAGACCAAGGGCGACCAGGAGAAGCTCTCCGTCGCGATCCAGAAGCTCGCCGAGGAGGACCCGACGTTCCGGGTCAAGCTCGACGAGGAGACCGGCCAGACCGTCATCGGCGGCATGGGCGAGCTCCACCTCGACATCCTCGTCGACCGCATGCGTCGCGAGTTCAAGGTCGAGGCGAACGTCGGCAAGCCGCAGGTCGCGTACCGCGAGACGATCCGCCGCACGGTGGAGAAGTTCGACTACACGCACAAGAAGCAGACCGGTGGCTCCGGGCAGTACGCGAAGGTCCAGATCACCTTCGAGCCGCTCGAGTCCGACGAGGGCGAGCTGTACCAGTTCGAGAACGCGGTCACCGGTGGTCGCGTCCCGCGCGAGTACATCCCGTCGGTCGACGCCGGTATCCAGAGCGCGATGCAGCTCGGCGTGCTCGCGGGCTACCCGCTGGTGGGCATCAAGGCGACGCTCATCGACGGTGCGGCGCACGACGTCGACTCCTCGGAGATGGCGTTCAAGATCGCCGGCTCGATGGCCCTCAAGGAGGCGGTCCGCAAGGCCGACCCGGTTCTTCTCGAGCCGGTCATGGCCGTCGAGGTCCGCACCCCCGAGGACTACATGGGTGATGTCATCGGCGACCTGAACTCGCGCCGCGGCATGATCCAGTCCATGGAGGACGCGACGGGCGTGAAGGTGATCCGCGCCCAGGTGCCGCTCTCCGAGATGTTCGGGTACGTCGGTGACCTGCGGTCGAAGACCCAGGGTCGTGCGGTGTACTCGATGCAGTTCGACAGCTACGCCGAGGTTCCTCGTAACGTGGCCGAAGAGATCATCAAGAAGACCCGGGGCGAGTAA
- the rpsG gene encoding 30S ribosomal protein S7 → MPRKGPAPKRPLIVDPVYGSPVVTQLINKILLDGKKTVAESIVYGALEGVREKTQSDPVVVLKRALDNVRPSLEVKSRRVGGATYQVPVEVRPVRATTLALRWLTDYSRARREKTMTERLMNEILDASNGLGAAVKRREDMHKMAESNRAFAHYRW, encoded by the coding sequence ATGCCTCGTAAGGGTCCCGCCCCGAAGCGGCCGCTGATCGTCGACCCCGTCTACGGCTCGCCGGTCGTCACGCAGCTGATCAACAAGATCCTCCTCGACGGCAAGAAGACCGTCGCCGAGTCCATCGTCTACGGCGCGCTCGAGGGCGTCCGCGAGAAGACCCAGTCGGACCCGGTCGTCGTGCTCAAGCGTGCGCTCGACAACGTGCGCCCGTCGCTCGAGGTCAAGTCGCGCCGCGTCGGTGGTGCCACCTACCAGGTGCCGGTCGAGGTCCGTCCCGTGCGTGCGACCACGCTCGCGCTGCGCTGGCTGACCGACTACTCGCGCGCTCGTCGTGAGAAGACGATGACCGAGCGTCTGATGAACGAGATCCTCGACGCCTCCAACGGCCTGGGTGCCGCTGTGAAGCGTCGCGAGGACATGCACAAGATGGCCGAGTCCAACCGGGCCTTCGCGCACTACCGCTGGTGA
- the rpsL gene encoding 30S ribosomal protein S12, translating to MPTIQQLVRKGRQAKTNKSKTPALKGSPQRRGVCTRVYTTTPKKPNSALRKVARVRLSSGVEVTAYIPGVGHNLQEHSIVLVRGGRVKDLPGVRYKIVRGALDTQGVKNRKQARSRYGAKKG from the coding sequence GTGCCTACGATCCAGCAGCTGGTCCGCAAGGGCCGGCAGGCGAAGACGAACAAGTCGAAGACGCCTGCCCTCAAGGGCAGCCCCCAGCGTCGCGGTGTGTGCACGCGCGTGTACACCACGACCCCCAAGAAGCCGAACTCCGCCCTGCGGAAGGTCGCCCGTGTGCGCCTGTCCTCGGGCGTCGAGGTCACGGCGTACATCCCCGGCGTGGGCCACAACCTCCAGGAGCACTCGATCGTGCTCGTCCGCGGTGGTCGTGTGAAGGACCTCCCCGGTGTCCGCTACAAGATCGTGCGCGGCGCGCTCGACACGCAGGGCGTGAAGAACCGCAAGCAGGCGCGCAGCCGCTACGGCGCGAAGAAGGGCTGA
- a CDS encoding DNA-directed RNA polymerase subunit beta': MLDVNVFDELRIGLATADDIRAWSHGEVKKPETINYRTLKPEKDGLFCEKIFGPTRDWECNCGKYKRVRFKGIICERCGVEVTRSKVRRERMGHIELAAPVTHIWFFKGVPSRLGYLLDLAPKDLEKVIYFAAYMITWVDEEGRHEDLPNLQNEIDLERKEIADRRDNDINNRAAKLEADLAELEAEGAKADARRKVRDSAEREMAQIRKRADAEIERLEQVWDRFKNLKVADLEGDEMLYRQLQDRYGNYFEGSMGAAAIQKRLEAFDLEAESENLREIIRTGKGQRKTRALKRLKVVNAFLTTNNSPTGMVLDAVPVIPPDLRPMVQLDGGRFATSDLNDLYRRVINRNNRLKRLLDLGAPEIIVNNEKRMLQEAVDSLFDNGRRGRPVTGPGNRPLKSISDMLKGKQGRFRQNLLGKRVDYSGRSVIVVGPQLKLHQCGLPKQMALELFKPFVMKRLVDLNHAQNIKSAKRMVERARPVVWDVLEEVITEHPVLLNRAPTLHRLGIQAFEPQLVEGKAIHLHPLVCAAFNADFDGDQMAVHLPLSAEAQAEARILMLSSNNILKPSDGRPVTMPSQDMIIGLYHLTSDKAGAEGEGRAFSSVAEAVMAFDQGTLDLNAVVKIRFDDLVLSEDDAPEGYEYGQTLLFETTLGRALFNELLPVDYPYENGVVDKKRLSVIVNDLAERYPKVAVAASLDALKEAGFRWATRSGVTIAISDVATPAAKAGILEEHEARAAKVQGQYEKGLITDDERRQELIEIWTQATDKVAKSMQENFPARNTVFRMVGSGARGNWMQVRQIAGMRGLVANPKGEIIPRPIKSNYREGLSVLEYFIATHGARKGLADTALRTADSGYLTRRLVDVSQDVIVREEDCGTERGLTMPIGVPGADGALRRHDKVETSVYSRTLATDIEVDGEVIGHAGDDVGDVLLDRLLESGVDTLKVRSVLTCESRVGTCAKCYGRSLATGKLVDIGEAVGIIAAQSIGEPGTQLTMRTFHTGGVASAEDITQGLPRVQELFEARTPKGEAPIAEFSGRVAIEEGDRSRRIVLTPDDGSEEIAYPITKRSRLLVNDGDHVAVGTQLVQGAVDPKKVLRILGPRKTQEHLVDEVQEVYRSQGVDIHDKHIEVIVRQMLRRVTVLDSGSTDLLPGELAERGKFEDANRRAVAEGGQPASGRPELMGITKASLATDSWLSAASFQETTRVLTEAAMSGRSDPLLGLKENVILGKLIPAGTGLPRYRDIAVEPTEEAKAELYPTFGYDEIDFPALGFGSGEAIPLEDIDFGDLR, from the coding sequence TTGCTCGACGTCAACGTCTTCGACGAGCTGCGTATCGGCCTGGCCACGGCCGACGACATCCGTGCCTGGTCGCACGGCGAGGTCAAGAAGCCCGAGACCATCAACTACCGGACCCTGAAGCCGGAGAAGGACGGTCTCTTCTGCGAGAAGATCTTCGGTCCCACCCGGGACTGGGAGTGCAACTGCGGCAAGTACAAGCGCGTGCGCTTCAAGGGCATCATCTGCGAGCGCTGCGGCGTCGAGGTGACGCGTTCCAAGGTGCGCCGTGAGCGCATGGGCCACATCGAGCTGGCCGCCCCCGTCACGCACATCTGGTTCTTCAAGGGTGTGCCGTCGCGTCTGGGCTACCTGCTCGACCTGGCGCCCAAGGACCTCGAGAAGGTCATCTACTTCGCGGCCTACATGATCACGTGGGTCGACGAGGAGGGCCGTCACGAGGACCTCCCGAACCTCCAGAACGAGATCGACCTGGAGCGCAAGGAGATCGCGGACCGCCGCGACAACGACATCAACAACCGCGCCGCGAAGCTCGAGGCCGACCTGGCCGAGCTCGAGGCGGAGGGCGCCAAGGCCGACGCGCGCCGCAAGGTGCGTGACTCGGCGGAGCGCGAGATGGCGCAGATCCGCAAGCGTGCGGACGCGGAGATCGAGCGTCTCGAGCAGGTCTGGGACCGGTTCAAGAACCTCAAGGTCGCGGACCTCGAGGGCGACGAGATGCTCTACCGCCAGCTCCAGGACCGCTACGGCAACTACTTCGAGGGCTCGATGGGCGCCGCGGCGATCCAGAAGCGTCTCGAGGCGTTCGACCTGGAGGCGGAGTCGGAGAACCTGCGCGAGATCATCCGGACGGGCAAGGGCCAGCGCAAGACGCGCGCGCTCAAGCGCCTGAAGGTCGTCAACGCGTTCCTCACGACGAACAACTCGCCGACGGGCATGGTCCTCGACGCGGTGCCGGTCATCCCGCCGGACCTGCGCCCGATGGTCCAGCTCGACGGTGGCCGCTTCGCCACGTCGGACCTGAACGACCTGTACCGCCGCGTCATCAACCGGAACAACCGCCTCAAGCGGCTCCTGGACCTGGGCGCTCCGGAGATCATCGTCAACAACGAGAAGCGGATGCTCCAGGAGGCCGTGGACTCGCTGTTCGACAACGGCCGCCGCGGCCGCCCGGTCACGGGCCCCGGCAACCGCCCGCTCAAGTCGATCTCCGACATGCTCAAGGGCAAGCAGGGCCGGTTCCGTCAGAACCTGCTCGGCAAGCGCGTCGACTACTCGGGCCGTTCGGTCATCGTCGTCGGCCCGCAGCTCAAGCTGCACCAGTGCGGTCTGCCCAAGCAGATGGCGCTCGAGCTGTTCAAGCCGTTCGTGATGAAGCGCCTCGTGGACCTCAACCACGCGCAGAACATCAAGTCGGCCAAGCGCATGGTCGAGCGCGCGCGCCCGGTCGTGTGGGACGTGCTCGAGGAGGTCATCACCGAGCACCCGGTGCTGCTGAACCGTGCGCCCACGCTGCACCGTCTCGGCATCCAGGCGTTCGAGCCGCAGCTCGTCGAGGGCAAGGCGATCCACCTGCACCCGCTCGTCTGCGCCGCGTTCAACGCGGACTTCGACGGTGACCAGATGGCCGTCCACCTGCCCCTGAGCGCGGAGGCGCAGGCCGAGGCCCGCATCCTCATGCTCTCGAGCAACAACATCCTCAAGCCGTCGGACGGTCGTCCGGTGACCATGCCCTCGCAGGACATGATCATCGGTCTGTACCACCTGACGTCCGACAAGGCCGGTGCCGAGGGCGAGGGCCGGGCGTTCAGCTCGGTCGCCGAGGCCGTCATGGCGTTCGACCAGGGCACGCTCGACCTCAACGCGGTCGTCAAGATCCGGTTCGACGACCTGGTGCTGTCCGAGGACGACGCGCCCGAGGGCTACGAGTACGGCCAGACGCTGCTGTTCGAGACGACGCTGGGCCGTGCGCTGTTCAACGAGCTGCTGCCCGTCGACTACCCGTACGAGAACGGCGTCGTCGACAAGAAGCGCCTGTCGGTCATCGTCAACGACCTCGCCGAGCGCTACCCGAAGGTCGCCGTCGCGGCGTCCCTCGACGCGCTCAAGGAGGCCGGCTTCCGCTGGGCCACGCGGTCCGGCGTGACCATCGCGATCTCCGACGTCGCCACGCCGGCGGCGAAGGCCGGGATCCTCGAGGAGCACGAGGCGCGCGCGGCGAAGGTGCAGGGCCAGTACGAGAAGGGCCTCATCACCGACGACGAGCGTCGTCAGGAGCTCATCGAGATCTGGACGCAGGCCACCGACAAGGTCGCCAAGTCGATGCAGGAGAACTTCCCTGCGCGCAACACGGTGTTCCGGATGGTCGGCTCGGGTGCGCGTGGTAACTGGATGCAGGTCCGTCAGATCGCCGGTATGCGCGGTCTCGTGGCGAACCCGAAGGGCGAGATCATCCCTCGCCCGATCAAGTCCAACTACCGCGAGGGCCTGTCCGTCCTCGAGTACTTCATCGCGACGCACGGTGCCCGCAAGGGTCTGGCGGACACCGCTCTGCGGACCGCCGACTCGGGTTACCTCACGCGTCGTCTGGTGGACGTCTCGCAGGACGTCATCGTCCGCGAGGAGGACTGCGGCACGGAGCGCGGCCTGACGATGCCGATCGGCGTCCCGGGCGCGGACGGTGCGCTGCGTCGTCACGACAAGGTCGAGACGAGCGTCTACTCGCGCACGCTGGCGACGGACATCGAGGTCGACGGCGAGGTCATCGGTCACGCCGGTGACGACGTCGGCGACGTCCTGCTGGACCGTCTGCTCGAGTCGGGCGTCGACACGCTCAAGGTGCGCTCGGTGCTCACCTGCGAGTCGCGCGTCGGCACGTGCGCGAAGTGCTACGGCCGTTCGCTGGCCACCGGCAAGCTCGTCGACATCGGTGAGGCCGTCGGCATCATCGCGGCGCAGTCGATCGGTGAGCCCGGCACGCAGCTGACGATGCGTACCTTCCACACCGGTGGTGTCGCCTCCGCGGAGGACATCACGCAGGGTCTGCCGCGTGTCCAGGAGCTCTTCGAGGCCCGTACCCCCAAGGGTGAGGCGCCGATCGCGGAGTTCTCGGGCCGGGTGGCGATCGAGGAGGGTGACCGTTCGCGGCGCATCGTCCTGACGCCGGACGACGGCTCGGAGGAGATCGCGTACCCGATCACCAAGCGCTCGCGTCTGCTCGTGAACGACGGCGACCACGTCGCGGTCGGCACGCAGCTGGTGCAGGGTGCCGTGGACCCGAAGAAGGTCCTGCGCATCCTCGGCCCGCGCAAGACGCAGGAGCACCTGGTGGACGAGGTGCAGGAGGTCTACCGCTCGCAGGGCGTGGACATCCACGACAAGCACATCGAGGTCATCGTGCGGCAGATGCTGCGTCGCGTGACGGTGCTCGACTCCGGCTCGACCGACCTGCTGCCCGGCGAGCTCGCCGAGCGCGGGAAGTTCGAGGACGCGAACCGTCGGGCGGTCGCCGAGGGCGGTCAGCCGGCCTCGGGTCGTCCGGAGCTCATGGGCATCACGAAGGCGTCGCTCGCGACGGACTCGTGGCTGTCGGCGGCCTCCTTCCAGGAGACCACCCGCGTGCTCACCGAGGCGGCGATGTCGGGTCGTTCCGACCCGCTGCTCGGCCTCAAGGAGAACGTCATCCTCGGCAAGCTCATCCCCGCCGGCACCGGCCTGCCGCGTTACCGCGACATCGCCGTGGAGCCGACGGAGGAGGCGAAGGCCGAGCTGTACCCGACGTTCGGCTACGACGAGATCGACTTCCCCGCCCTGGGCTTCGGCTCGGGCGAGGCGATCCCGCTCGAGGACATCGACTTCGGCGACCTGCGCTGA